The Pirellulales bacterium nucleotide sequence TTTGTGTTGAAAATTTGCCATACTCCGGCAGCGATGGCTTACGAGCCGCGATCCTGCAGGAAACGGAGTGGTCAATCGTTCTCTAGCGATGGCGGCTCGGGACGAATTCGCTCAAGACGATCATCGAGGTGAACTATGCGAGTCGGTTTTGGTTTCGCGATGTTGCTACTGATCCTTTCGCATGTTGGGCAATCTGCGGAATCTTCGCGGCGGCCCATCGAAGTCGACGATCGCTTTACACTCGCGGGATTTGGTGATGTCATCATTTCGCCCGACGGCAAGAACGTCGCGTATTCCGAGTATCGCTGGCAAGAATCGACCGACGATCGCAAAGCCGATTTATGGGTCGTACCTGCCGTCGGAGGTGCGCCGCAGCGGCTGACCTTTGACCGCAGTAACTATGGCACGCTGCGCTGGAGCCCCGATGGCGAATTTCTGTATTTTGTCTGCTCTAAACGCCGCGGCAATGAAAAGCCGCCTTACGATGGCTCTCATCAGATTTGGCGATTGAAGCTTGGTGAAAGCGAGCCAGTCGCCGTCACGAGCATTGCTGGCGGTATCGACAACTTCGAGCTATCGGCCGACGGCCGATCCATTTTTTACACCACGTCGAAGTCGGAGTACGAGGGCGCGTGGGCAAAAATGCGGGAAAAGTTCGCAAAGCAGAAATATGGAACAATCAAACAGCCCAAGACCAGCATCTATCGGCTCGATCCTGCCAGTTGGAGAGCAGCGAAGCTCATTGATTTCGACGGCGCGGTCGTCGAACTTGCGAGCAACGGCGACGGCAGCCGCTTGGCGATGGTCACCGGCGCTGACGGCACCGTTGTCACACTGGAAGGCAAATCGTATATCACCATGCTCGATGTCGCCTCGGGAGCAACGCAAGCTGTGCCCGACGACCTGTGGAGAGAACGTGCCCCATCGCCGTACGGGCGATTGAATCATCCCACGTGGTCCGCCGACGGAAAATCGTTAGCGTTCGCTTGTGGCTATGACGCATTTCCCAGTGAAGTGTTCATTGCCACCTGGACGGAGCGAGATGCGGCCCAGCCGAAGGTTCGCAAAATCGCTCGCCCCGGCGACGTCTCGCTTGCTGGCGGCGTCGACGGCGGCACCGTGCTGCGCTGGCGCGGCACATCGAACACGATTTGCTACTTGGGCGACGATCACGGCCGGGTTCGAGTCTACAGTGTTGCCGACGCCGATACCGATCCGCAGCCTGCCGAAACGTTGACGCCCGGCGATGTTTGCGTCGAAAACTTCACCTGGGACGCCAACGGTAGGCATGCCGCAATCAACCTCGCCAGGCCGACACAAATGTACGACCTTGCTCTGCTGTCCGACGGCGGAAAATTGAAACAATTGACCGAAGTCAACCCGCAAACGAAAGATTGGGCGCTACCACAGGTTTCGATTTTCCAATGGAAAGGCCGCGACGGCAGGCCGGTCGAAGGCATCTTGGAACTGCCTGCCGACTACAAGACGGGAGATCGGCTTCCACTGATCGTCAGCATCCACGGCGGCCCGACCGCGATGTCGCGGTATCACTTAGCGCTGGGTCTCAATGGCACATCGCTATTGGCCAGCCACGGCTACGCGCTGCTGCTGCCGAACTATCGCGGTTCGACCGGTTATGGCGACTCATTCATCACCGAACTTGTCGGCCACGCCAACGACATTGACGTCGACGATGTTTTGCGCGGCGTCGATGCGCTCGTGGATGCAGGGATCGCCAACCAAGACCACATGGGCGTGTGCGGCTGGAGCAATGGAGGATTTCTGACCAATTGCATCATCGCAAAAACCAACCGCTTCCAAGCCGCCAGCAGCGGTGCAGGCATCGCCGACTGGACTTTGGAATGGGGTTCCAACGACGAACCGGGTTATGCCACCATTTTTTTCGGCGGCCCGCCCTGGAAAGCCACCGATCAATTCCGTCGCAGCTCGCCGATTTTTGATATTGGCAACGCCAGAACGCCGACGCTGATTCACGTCGGCGAAAACGACCCCCGCTGTCCCAAAGGCAACTCACTGATGATCCACCGCGCCCTCAGAGAGCACTGTGGAGTGCCAACCGAGTTGGTCATCTACCCTGGCGAAGGGCACGGTCTGAATGGCTACGTCAGCCAGAAGGCGAAGCTGAATTGGGATTTGGAATGGTTTGAGCGGTATGTCAAGGGAAAGCCCTGACGTCCGCAATATTTGGTTGCGGCTTCCTGTTGATCGGATCGTTGAATCTTCCAGATGTGTCCGAGAACGTTGATTCGCAGCACAACGATGGCTTGACCTAGAGAGTCCTGGTAGCGAACAATCATCGTGATGTTGCTCGCCGCTCAATCCCAACCCGTTTCACAGCCATGCTTGCCGCCGCTGCGCATCGGTAACGTCGAAATTGGCTTTGCTGCGGTTCAGGCGGCGCTGTCTGGCTATAGCGATTGGGCCATGCGCGTCGTTGCTCGGCGGCTCGGAGCGCCATATACACTGTGCGAGGTGTTGCTCGATCAATTTGTCGTAACCGCTGGAACTTCCAAGAAAAACCAGCGGAAGCTGCGAGTGACCGACGAAGAGCATCCTGTCGGCGGTCAATTGATGGGGGCGAACCCCGCCGATTTCGCGCCGGCAGCGCTGCGATTGGTTCACGCTGGATTCGATGTCATCGACATCAATTTCGGCTGCCCCGTCAAGAAAGTGCTCGGTCGCTGCCGCGGCGGGTATTTGCTGGGGAACGTAGAAACGGCGCTAGAGATTGTTTCGCGGGTGCGTGATTCCGTGCCGGCAAGTATTCCCGTGACCGTGAAAATGCGGCGCGGGCTGGATGAGGGTCTCGAAAGCCGCGAGAAGTTTTTCGCCATCTTCGACGGCGCCTTTCAACGTGGCGTGGCGGCCGTCACCGTACATGGCCGCACGGTTCAGCAGCGTTACGTTGGCCCCAGTTCATGGGAGTTTTTGCGCGACGTGAAACGCCACGCCGGGAGCCGCACCGTGCTTGGCAGCGGCGATTTGTTTACCCCGCAGGCCGCAATCGAGATGTTGCGATTTACCGATGTTGACGGCATCACGATTGCTCGCGGGGCAATCGGCAATCCGTGGATTTTCAGTCAAATTCGCGCTCTGGCCGCCGGGCTGCCGCTGCCCGATCCACCGAACCTCCACGAGCAGCGGGAGGTCATTTCAGAACATTATCGGTTGGCCGAACAAATCTATGGGCCTCAAGTTTTCGGCCGGCAGATGCGGAAGTTCGGCATCAAATATTCACGGCTGCATCCAAACTCTCAAGCCGTCCGCGATGCGTTCATCGCAGTGCGCAGGCCGGAGGAATTGCAAACGGTGCTCGATCAATATTACGCCGAAGATTTGCCGGGCAGGCATCCGCCATTTTCCGAGCACCACGACGGCACGGCTGAAACTTGTTGCAATCGTTGAATCGGCATCCTACCGCACTTCAACGACTTGCACGATTCGATCGGTCTCCGAAATCGAATTGACGACTGCTCGGAGAAGCGTGATATTCAAATAATCGCAGCGAGATTCCTTCGCCGTGCTATGGTGGAACTTCTGCAAGGAACCGTTCGATCCGATTAGCGGCCGTGGAGGTCGAACGATGCTTTGTACTGCCCCAGCGCCCACGCGCAAGCTTCGCGCACCAGTGGCTCGACGTCGTTCAGGCCTTTCGTCAACGCGCCGATCGCTGGCACATGCCGTTGATTGCCGAGCACCATTGCGGCGTTGCGCAACAAGCCGCGGCGTTTGGCCCGCCATAGCGGAGAGTGGCGGAACCGCGCTCGAAACTCGGCATCGTCCAACTCAAAGAGCATCGCCAGTTCCATCGGATTCGCGTCATCGAGTGGCTGAAATGCTGGCACTAGGGAAATTGGCGCACGATGGTTCCACGGGCACACTTCCTGACATACATCGCAGCCGAATAGCCAATCTCCCACGCCGGTGCGCAATTCGGTCGGAATCGCACTGCGCAACTCGATCGTCAGATAGCTGATACAACGCCGCGCGTCGAGCACGTAGGCGTCGACAAATGCCGCTGTCGGACAGGCGTCGAGGCACGCCCGACAGGTTCCACAGTGATCGGCCGCCAGCGGCTGGTCATACTCGAGTTCGACGTCGGTGAGCAGCGCCGCCAAAAAGAACCAACTTCCCAGTTGTTGGTTGAGCAAAAGTGTGTTCTTGCCGATCCACCCCAGGCCGGCAAGTTGCGCAAATTCCCGCTCCATCAGCGGCGCCGTATCGACCACGCCGCGTACGCAGGCCGATGGAACCTGCCGTTGTAGCCATTCGGCAAGATCGTTCAGCCGACCGCGGATCACCTCGTGATAGTCGGTTCCCCAGGCATACCGAGAGACGCGACCGAAGCCCGGCAGTGTTTTCGCGGTCGCACTTGCCGGATCCTCCGTGCGATAGTTCGTCGCCAAGATGGCGATGCTGCGCACGGCATCCAGCACATGGTTCGGATGCCGATACGCTTCGACCCGGTCCGGTAAGTACCGCATTTCACCCGCGTACCCCATCGCCAGCCATTGCTCGAACCGCTCGAAGCCAGGCGGCACAACGGCCGGGCAAATGCCGCATGCTTCGAACCCCAACCGCTGCGATTCAAGCTTCAATTGCAATGTCAGCAGAGCAATGTTTGTCATCGGTGGACGTTGGCGGATCGATCATTCTTGGCCCGCCG carries:
- a CDS encoding S9 family peptidase; amino-acid sequence: MRVGFGFAMLLLILSHVGQSAESSRRPIEVDDRFTLAGFGDVIISPDGKNVAYSEYRWQESTDDRKADLWVVPAVGGAPQRLTFDRSNYGTLRWSPDGEFLYFVCSKRRGNEKPPYDGSHQIWRLKLGESEPVAVTSIAGGIDNFELSADGRSIFYTTSKSEYEGAWAKMREKFAKQKYGTIKQPKTSIYRLDPASWRAAKLIDFDGAVVELASNGDGSRLAMVTGADGTVVTLEGKSYITMLDVASGATQAVPDDLWRERAPSPYGRLNHPTWSADGKSLAFACGYDAFPSEVFIATWTERDAAQPKVRKIARPGDVSLAGGVDGGTVLRWRGTSNTICYLGDDHGRVRVYSVADADTDPQPAETLTPGDVCVENFTWDANGRHAAINLARPTQMYDLALLSDGGKLKQLTEVNPQTKDWALPQVSIFQWKGRDGRPVEGILELPADYKTGDRLPLIVSIHGGPTAMSRYHLALGLNGTSLLASHGYALLLPNYRGSTGYGDSFITELVGHANDIDVDDVLRGVDALVDAGIANQDHMGVCGWSNGGFLTNCIIAKTNRFQAASSGAGIADWTLEWGSNDEPGYATIFFGGPPWKATDQFRRSSPIFDIGNARTPTLIHVGENDPRCPKGNSLMIHRALREHCGVPTELVIYPGEGHGLNGYVSQKAKLNWDLEWFERYVKGKP
- a CDS encoding tRNA-dihydrouridine synthase produces the protein MLLAAQSQPVSQPCLPPLRIGNVEIGFAAVQAALSGYSDWAMRVVARRLGAPYTLCEVLLDQFVVTAGTSKKNQRKLRVTDEEHPVGGQLMGANPADFAPAALRLVHAGFDVIDINFGCPVKKVLGRCRGGYLLGNVETALEIVSRVRDSVPASIPVTVKMRRGLDEGLESREKFFAIFDGAFQRGVAAVTVHGRTVQQRYVGPSSWEFLRDVKRHAGSRTVLGSGDLFTPQAAIEMLRFTDVDGITIARGAIGNPWIFSQIRALAAGLPLPDPPNLHEQREVISEHYRLAEQIYGPQVFGRQMRKFGIKYSRLHPNSQAVRDAFIAVRRPEELQTVLDQYYAEDLPGRHPPFSEHHDGTAETCCNR
- the queG gene encoding tRNA epoxyqueuosine(34) reductase QueG — encoded protein: MTNIALLTLQLKLESQRLGFEACGICPAVVPPGFERFEQWLAMGYAGEMRYLPDRVEAYRHPNHVLDAVRSIAILATNYRTEDPASATAKTLPGFGRVSRYAWGTDYHEVIRGRLNDLAEWLQRQVPSACVRGVVDTAPLMEREFAQLAGLGWIGKNTLLLNQQLGSWFFLAALLTDVELEYDQPLAADHCGTCRACLDACPTAAFVDAYVLDARRCISYLTIELRSAIPTELRTGVGDWLFGCDVCQEVCPWNHRAPISLVPAFQPLDDANPMELAMLFELDDAEFRARFRHSPLWRAKRRGLLRNAAMVLGNQRHVPAIGALTKGLNDVEPLVREACAWALGQYKASFDLHGR